A window of Zalophus californianus isolate mZalCal1 chromosome 17, mZalCal1.pri.v2, whole genome shotgun sequence genomic DNA:
aaaccaaacttgCAGGAATCCATCAGAGACTGTCTCTAGGCAAGTAACTAAAGCTTTAGGCCCTTGCCATCAGACCGGGGTGTGTGATCTagtattcttggtttcagctgtaaacttttagaaatgcagaatctagGGCCTCAGCCCAGACCCTCAGGATCTGTAACTTAACAACTTTCTCAGGTGATTTGTAAGCAaaagaaagtttgagaagcactgctctggaGATTAGAATCAGATTCCTGGAAGGCTTGTAGGGCCATGAAGGTTGGGCTTTTTGAATATAATTGATATTTTCAGGAAGCCAAGTGTTTACCCTAGGGACGACAATGGTGGCAAATGTTGATGTCCTCCTACCATGAGGTTGTGAGAGACATTACTAATTGCTCAGGGCACTCTTACCACCAGACTTCAGGATGCTTGTCCAAATTCTCTACCTAGTCTGGTAACtttcatggagacagaaaagtTGGCCTAAGAGTTAAGGTCTATTTATTAATCTTGCCTGAAGACCAATTGTTGTTTGCTAAGTAGTGTCCAACAAGCAAAATAGACCAAAGGGAAATCTAGGTTATTGAATCTTGTGGGTATGGCTTTTGGATAATTTGTTGACCAAATAATAAAGTCAAGGTCATGAGTTTTGCCCTCAGCAAACCGGATAATCTCTTAATCCACTTCTTCCGGTCTTGCTCTGTCTCCCATTCATTTGCTCTTCCTCATGCTAAACTTGTTTGAATTCCCCTCACTAACCTTCATCTTTTGAATTAAGCTTCTTCTCTTGATCTTTCTGGTTGGGGTACTTGGGAGAAGGATCATTGTAGCTATAAGCCCCATCTCCTGAAGACCCAAACTCTGACACTGACTTGTATGAACCCTGGTTATCTTTATTCACCCTTTTCAAACAAACTCAGACTGAATGCCTCGTCAGGGTCATCTGTTGCCTAAAATATTACCCCAAATGATAGAAACTGGGAGAATGGATTAGAATCCACTTAAATTGCCTACTTGAACTGCTTGATGTTGTCACAGTTCCCCCATAGTTGCCAAAGATGTAGGATCTGAGTCAACTTTTTAAGTTCTGGTCACAATTCCACTACTTCCTGGAGTGTGATGTGGGGCAAGTTAGCACGTAtctcttttttttggtttgttcttcTTTCGGTGAAGTGGAATAATTCTAGAGCCTAATTCCCAGGGTTGTTCCGGAGATTAATGAGAATTATGTAAAATTTGGCACTGTACCTGGAGTATGATAAGATTTTACTACCATTAATGTCTACTAATTTCATTATTGTCATAATCTTTGAGGGGATTTTGGCTTTGTTGGAATAGAGGATTGGGCAGGGTCAACCAAAAACAATTGGAGGtacaactttctttttaatattctcctcttccctccagaCTTAAATCTTTATTGTCATGTAAAATCATTCTCCTAAGACATCTAAATCACCAGTTCAGTCAGATCCAGGGTATTTCCTCCCCCAAACTGTGCCACGTTTGGTATAAACCAATGTAGTTTGAATAATTAATCAACATCCAAATATATCCGCATCAACCAGAACTCAGGCTTTATTGTGCagtgaaaaaaactaaaacttaatTCCAAGCACACGTAATTAAAGTTTGCAGAGAAAGATATTGTTCATAAAACATATtcgatatttaaagaaaaaaataacaattgaaAAACAGAATATACTTAGAATTGTTGGCTTCTAAAAAGCCCATTTCCCTCAATCCTAAACTTTGTAATTTCATATTAGGCAATGATGTTATTTTGTACAATCTAGTTAAACTATTTAATGGAAATAGCATTTGacagaataaaatattacatagatGTATGACTACAAAATAGTATTATTTAAATCCAATGTTCAACTTCAAAAGATAGATTGCCCCAATAGACTTCAATATATgctcatttaaatatatatatataagtacataaagtatataaaaaaggaaatgacataTATAATATCAACCCTCGATTTCATCTGAGTGGATAAGGATACTAAAGCCAGGGAAATgtagacatatttttttcttacttattttcccATACCCTCTGCCTTAGGGTTACCCGTTTGAGTCAGAAATTGTAATGTAATTCTGGGACTAAACATTGACCAAATATGCTACTTTATCATTTCCTTGCAGAACTTGACTAGACATTTTCAAAATCAGTGTGTGTATATGGTGGGGGGAAAGGgtcatgaagaaaacaaagttaaatcAGAACATTTCTGAGACATCCATGTTCAGATGTGGCAGACAAGATGCAGGTCCCACCAGGGGATGCAGCAACTCAGAAAAGTTGATGGGCTAGCAAGGTGCTATGACTGGGATGGAACAGACTTGGCATCAGACTGAGGTTTCTGGATTGTATCACACCCAGACTCTCTGATTGAGGGAATTCTCATCAATCAGATACATACTAAACTTTAAAGGGAAAATCTTCCAGGTAGCTGTTGTGTTTTTAACACAGACCTGGTTTCTGTACGAGGGAAAAGGCCTAGGAAAGTGGGAAGGATTTGATAGCCCATTTTGCAGAAGCCGCATTAACAGTGTGCACATAGCTGGGTCATTATTTTCTGATCTCCTATACTCCATGGAGGGCGAAATCACAATGAAAGGTGGTAGCAAAATTGGCTGACTCCTGTATTCCTATGGACACAGATGCCTGTGTGACAATTCTGACTGACTTTTGTGAACCATCAGCCTATAAATCGTGACCCATCTTGCATTTTTGAGAAGAGTCTATGAAGGGATGATAAATTCGCAGATGTACCTCTTGCTGCTACGACAGACCTCGTCACTCCATTTGCCCTGAGCTGACTGGGAGAACAGGGCACAGTTTTCTCGCTTACCGCCATTAGGCTGTGCACGGTCCCAGTTGAGGAAGGAGAGGGTGACTCCATGGACATCAACAAACTTGCCCTCTGTGATCATGTCATTGATGCCCAGCCAAAAGTCATTGACACCTGGAAGGCTTCTTTTACCATAGTCTCGGAGGGCATTGATTTCATCAGAGTTTCTGGGGATAACCAAGGTTCCTCCCTTGGAGATGCAGTCTTCGTTGGCTTCATGGAAGTGCTTCATGCCTTCCGAAGCAAGGTAGCATTTCTTGTGAACTTTTGTGCCTCGGAGACAGACTGTAAAGATGTGAAATTTGACATATTAAGATGCTTTTTGAGTGTTTTGCATCCAGGCCTGGACTTGGAAAATAGCAATTAATATTTGTGGATTGAATGATGTGTCATCATAAtgatgaattaatatttattggagATTTTGTATGTGTCAGaccctgtgccaagcactttataATAATGAACTCATGTAATAATCACAGCAGTCCCAGAAAGTGAGATTTTATTACTCCCACTTTTAGATATCAGGATATTGAGGCTTACAGAAGTTGTTACTTGTAACGACTTAGTGTGTAAAAACATAAGTTACATAGCAGATAAGACCATTAACTACATAAATCCAGGTCTGTCCCACCCTCAAAACATTTTTAGCGTCATGCTGCTTTGATACACACATGCTTGGTAGTTTGTATAGCTCTACTGTGTGCTGATTTCCTTGGAACTTTTGGAACTGGGTggtatttcataattatttaaaaaacaaacaaaaacagaagtgtGAGTTGACATATGGAGTGACAATGGTTTTGTTATGCAGATAACTCAGCCCTGGTAATATTGTTTGGATTATCAAGGATAAACCAAACATAAAGATAGTTTTAGGGCAAAGCATTGGAGAACCAGGCTCTGACATTTATTAGGTGTGTAATTGTTGGAGAAAATACTTaatgtctctgtgtctcagtttcctcatctgtaaaatgaggataatcataGTGGCACCTATCTCGTAAATTGTTGGAGGACTAATGTGTTAATGTTTGTAAAGCATTTATAGTGCCCAGCTGTGGGGAAACTGTTAATAAAACTCTTTTGCCTTCTGTCTGGTCATTTGATCTTCCTTTAGCTTCTGAATTCTGATCCTAGAAACCTGATAAAGGGAATATGTCAGCAGTATTACTAGGCAAAATTGCTTATGGTAAAAATGACCTTGAACTGGTCACATATAGCTGGCCTGGGAGTTATAAATCCTCGATGGAAGGCCATAACTTTAGTCTTCCCTGAAAGTGGTAACTCTTATAATTGGACAGGTCTCTTGAAGGACCCTTGAAGTTCTGCTTTTGGAGTTGCTGTGTAAGGTATTGGATCCTGGGGGTATAAGCCTTGTGGGCAAGGGCTGTTCTTGAACCCATCCAGTGTTGCTCTCTTTTCCTTAccctgggagccagggagggTAGCTTTGTAGGTTGCTGGGAGTTCTACCTCCGTGTAAAGAGGAATGCCAAGCTGTGGTTCTAACCAATGGCCTTCCATTTGCATCTGGTGCTCCATGTGGCCAGAGTGAGTCCTGTGATCCTATGTTTAGTTGAACCCCAGCAGATCTCCCAATGGGCACTTAGTAAACATCTAATGAATGCTAATTACTTTCACCAATTAATATTCACTtcaattctgtttcatttcctATTAGAGAAGAATTAtgaacaaacttttaaaatgcattattgaaatgcttatttttatttctctaccaCCGATATATAGGAGAAGGGAGTGGAAAATCAAGCTGATTTCCCCAAACAGTTGTCTGTCCAGCTTTTGAATCCTTTCTCCTGGACGCCTCTCTGGGTTGTCAATGTGTCTTTTAGAAAGTGtcagctaggggcgcctgggtggctcagtgggttaaccatctgtcttcagctcaggtcatgatcccagagtcctggggtcaagccccacgtcaggctccctgctcagcggggagtctgcttctccttattcctctgtccctccccctgctccttgtctctctcaaataaataaaatctttaaaaaatagaataataaaaagtgTCACCTAGAACTTGACATGTACTCTAGATATGGTTTGAATTACTGGCAAATCACgatttcttttcttgtctcttttgagACAAGGCATTGATGAGTCGGGTCTTACCTGTCTGTAGGGCTTGCATTTCCTTcaaggcattgacttctctccaGAGCTTTTCAATCTGAGTCTTCAGGTCTCCATTCTTTTCTGGGGATATTTTAGGGTAGGAGGAATGAAAAGCGTatgattaaaataagataaaaataaaataaaactttggaaCCCAGAATCTAAGGTGAGGGTGGTTTTGATGAAACTGAGCCGAGTGTACATGAAAATTAATGGATGAAAATAAGTTGGCCAGGAAGATTCATAAGAGCTTGGTTGTGATAATAATACTAGATGGTCCTTCTTTGAGACAGGGCTGCTGTGCCTCTCCAGCCCCATCCTGTGGGACTGTCCCTCCATCAGGCATCAGACTTGTTCACTTTCAGAGTAAGGTGTGTCATCTCAGGGTCCATTCCTTTGGGTTCCtcctgcctggaacactcttgCTCCAGCTCTTGTCCATCTCTCGTTGAGCTGAAATATCTTTTCTAGAAGGCTGTTCTGGTTATCGTCTCTATATTAACATCTGTCTGACTAATCTCTTTCTTTGAACCTTTACTTTTCTTCTGAGCACTTTTCTCTAATCTATATTTTTACTTACTTAATTTCATGTGTCTTACTGTCCATTGGTGCGCTTGGTGCTTaacacaatgcttggcacataatagctGCGcataatgtttgttgaatgaatagacaAGATTCTAGGACTGATGGGGTCTGTCTTAGAAATTGACAGTTTGAACTCTTCAAAGGCAAGAATTATaataaattgtaataaataacaaaaaggaaaaatattaagagCCACCATACACTGGACACCAGGAGCTTAATTCTTTCAGTATTCCTGTGAGATAGATACCATCACTACCCTCAGTTCACAGAAGAAATAGAGGCACAGGAGGTCAAATTAACCTGCCATAGGCTAGCCAGCTAGTAAGGtgcagtcaggatttgaatctgTCTTACTCCAAGTCTGTGCTCGTCACATCCTTCAGACCTGCTCCTGCATAGTAATTGCCTGATCCCTAGCACATGGCCTTGAACAGAGAAGATGCTTAAAGCTTGGTATGAGctgtccccacctgcctcctTATATAGATACCGTATGGGGAATCTGTGTTCTATCCTGGGTTTTTCAGGACCGTCCCCAAATCCTCCACACATGCTGATTCATCATCCTCTTTAACATGCGCTTTGCAAGTCAGGTGTTTCCACGCTGGGTTAGGAAAGCCTTCTGGGATACCCAGGGATGGACCCCACCTCTGTTTCACTTGATGGTGCACATCAATTCTGAAAGCATCCAAGTAGCTCAGCTCGGAAATACAGTAACCCAAGAATTTCCTCAGAGACTATTCGATCCAGAATAAATATAAGGGTACATTCAGAATGCAAAACCATCAACTGTTTGGAGGCCAGGCTCACAAAGACCGCTGAAGACTTGCTTCCAAGTTTCAAGTTGTCAACCATACAAATGTCATCCGCCTTCCCTCTCAGCTTCCTGCTTCATTCTATATAAATATGTGGCCTCCACAGGAAAGCTGTAAACGTTGTAATTAACATGAAGACATGAATAACATAGGCTCCTGGGAAATCATTATGGAAATCATTGTCCAGGTGACTTGGCTTCTGCTTCTAACCTTTGTGACAAATGTGGATGTGTTTTGTCTACAATGAATACAGggaatatttcaatttaaaaattaaattttaggggcacctgggtggctcagtcgttaagcttctacctttggctcgggttgtgatcccagggttctgggatcgagccccacatcgggctccctactccgtgggaagcctgcttctccctctcccactccccctgcttgcgttccctctctcgctatgtctctctctgtcaaacaaataaataaaatcttttaaaaaaattaaattttattcatttctgcaacatataatttattgaaaCCTATGAGTTAAATTACCagggaaattttgtttttgagttaAGTCCCTTGATTGCCATTTTGagtaaaacaacaataacaacaacaaaaactccctcttattttattactgtttttctccAGAAGTAGTTTCAGTATAGAAATGCAGAAATAATTCCTGGAAAATGACTAGTAAACCTATGAAATCTACCTCATCCTCATTAACAACCAAAGAAGTGTCAACCTTTTTAacaaccaaagaaatgcaaattaaaagcgagatattttgttttttggttagaTTGACAGAGCTTAAGCTGATGATATGATGTTACGTTGTCAAGGTGTGTGGGAATGGTCACTCTCATATGCTGAAGATGGGAGCAATGTGAGTTGATGCTATTATTTTGGGAGACAGTTGGAAAGTGTGATGAACCTGCAGTTTTCTAGAGGTATATCATAACATCCTACCTAGCATGGGTTCAATATATGTGTACAAAGCAGTTCACTGAGGCAGTGGATCAAAAACAATAGAATGGAAGCCACATAAAAGTTCACCAAGAGATAACAGATGACATGAATTGTGACCCAtctgtgcaatggaatattatgcagccacttTAAGGACTGATGTATCCCTTATGTTGATAGTTATCCAAGATTCAGtggatgaaataaattaatagcCAATTCTTATTTGGTTAAAAATAGCAGGTTTTAATTGTGCATTAGAAGAACTCTGGGAATATTATTTCCCAACACGTAATAGTGGGTAATTTTGTGAAGAGGGTTGGGAGAGAAAAAATGGCTTTCACTTTTGATTTCATAAGGTTTGGTATAATTCCCagatacttaaaatgttttaaaattgtgttaGTGGAGAGAGAAGTGTTTGGTAAGTTTAGGCTTATTGCATCACTTACTGCTGTAGAATCTACTTTTTTGGACTTAAGAGTGAAAACTCACAAAAACTCCTTCAGGAGGATGATGCTGAAGAGGTGTGCGCAGTCAGTTAAAAGGCAAATGGGGAAGAAGAGCATGTGGGTATACATGCGTGTGGCTGGGGGACTTCAGAAACATCCgcatagcacacacacacacccacatgttCACACCCATCTCCACGTCCCTACTTAGTGGTCACCACTTTGCCACTGCCTCCTCGCGGTGAAGAGATGCTGGGAGGAAAAATACGCCACGTGGTCACACAgtatcttctccctccctcctccccctgccctcatcTTCACCAGTATACTTTACCACGGATGAGAAGTACTTTAACCTTCCATTTAAAAGAAGTAACAGGAAAGTTTAATATTGTATAAGGAAAAAGAGTCCACTGAAGAAATCTTGCGTCAGACCTAAATCATAGAAATAAATGCCCCCTCTTCAGGGCACTTTATAATATGCAAAACACACACCAAGACAAGCCTCCTTTTTAACCCACCAGCCATCCATGTTGTGTCGAGTCTGCCTTGCACTTTGTTGGTATGTTTCGTATGTTTTGTTACTAATGAAGTGAAATTGATAAGGAAATAGTGTCATAATATTGACCTTGAAATACGCtgatatgagaaagaaaatgactcaGAGAATGAGATAAAACATCACTCTTTGTCTCCCTTGttacttttttcctcttgctATGCTTTCAGCATATTGCAAATAAATTGCTGTCATCTTTGTTTTTTgcaagatttgttttttcttttttaaagatttagttatttgagagagagagagagtgagcagggggagggtcagagggagagagagaatgtcaagcagactcccactgagtgcagagcccaacgcagggcttgatctcacgaccctgagatcataacctgagctgaaagcaagagttggtcacttaactgactgagccacccaggaaccctttttttttcttttttgcctcttaACCCAGTTCAAGCCATCCAGATTTGGGGATTGCTTGGAGATTCAGTTTtgcattaaaatgttttcaaacgtagggatgcctgggtggctcagtcagttaagcgtctgccttcagctcaggtcatgatcccagggtcctgggatcaagtcccacatcgggctccctgctcagcggggagcctgcttctccctctgcctgccactccccctgcttgtgctttctctctctgtgcctaataagtaaataaaatctttaaaaaaatgttttcaaacactACATGACTTtgcatgttgaaatatttttaagtttaaaaagaggTTCAATTTCTCTCTTCCATGGAAAAACTTAAATGTGTAGTATAGTCTGTCTTTATATTGTCAGAGGTATGAAAATATACCTATGTGATAACCAGTGACAAAATGGTCTAACCTTGACTATACATTTAATAAGATTATAGTTATCTTACAAATATATTTGAACAGTTATATAATATCTAGGAATGAAACAGTATACTCTAATTATTAATCAGTCTATTCTACTTGACCCCTTGTTCATAATAACCAGATATCCACGTATCCAGATTAACTCCCTCTGAAGAACATTCTTCGTGGCTAAGCTCACTTGACAAAGGATATACAACACAGAAactctttctattaaaaaaaaaaaggaccccaCTGCATGATTCCTTTAAATATCAAACTGTTCCAGAGAATTAAGAGGTCACTCAGTCCCTTGAAATGCCATATCCACATGATGGCATGGTACTTTCACCAGAGACGGTTCTCCTGGAAGAGTTCGGAAATGAATATTGCCCAGTCCCTCCCCACACTGAGCAAGCCTAGAATTTTGCTGGCCTGAAAGCCCCGTTACCTTTCACTCGGCGTTTGCTGTGCTTCCTGGCTTTAAATTTGGATGAATGGCTGGTGGTCTGGTCCAGGAGTAAGGTGATAACCAGGATGTAAATTACAAGTCCATTCTTTGCCATGGCTTTTGGGCAAGTCTGAGGACCACTGCCAGCTCCTGTGAAGTAGCTAAGAGGCACGTAGACTGCGCAGCTACATCTTGCTCTGGAATGCCTGGGGCCAGCTTTATAAAAGTGCGAGTGAAGATTGGCTGGAATCCTGCTGACGAAATGTTTGAATTCCTCAGCTGGCCACAGCAGAAGGTGGTCCCTTGTTCTTGTGTCTCAGgttaaactttttttgtttttaatgttcctGTTACATTTTCTACTTGACTTGCCTTTTCAGACTTAACTAAGGGATTAAGGGTTTTGCCTGcgttcttcttctttcttaaagtCCAGGAGGTTTGGAGTCTCTGTGAAGACCCCAATATTTAAGCCCTTGATTTGGAGCTCTGAAGTTCACTTAATCATCTGGGAAATTCAGTCCCGTTTTcagggcaaataaataaataaagcacaccCAAAAAACTAGGAAAGCTCCTGCTGTGTATGACTGTGTGTGTGATGCTGGAGTCTACACACATTCATGTGTCTACTCAGCTCAGGTGAAACTTGGGAATGGTTTGCTCACAGAGCGTAACAGGGCTGGCCAAAGTGGATGGTCCATGATCAAAAAGAAAGCTTTCTATTAGGGTTTTGTGAATTCATGAAGAATTTCATTTTGGGGAAACACcttagaatgaaaagaaaattaagatgatgaattatttctgtaagaattaatatataatatcaaCTATAGCTATTTTGCAAATCCCTGTCACCCAACACTTTCTGCCTTGAAATTAccccaaacacttaaaaaatactgtcaaagagaatacagaaataacagaagaatAGAATGAAAGACTCGGTATAATTATTCTTACCTTAACAATGGGCTTTTTAGGACAAATTCTAGGAACCAGATAAGCTTTTGTATCAAAAGCAAGGGACGtccattatctttctttttctttttgagacaaCATAGGAAGAATCAAGGGGTGATTCATTTCCTCTGGACCTTGGAAAACCACAGTCTAATCTATCTTCATTGCCTTCCCATAAAAGTCTCTCAGTACCCTACCCATGTATTAACACCGAAGTAAGACCGCTGATAGAGAAAAGTCTGACATGGTTTAACAATgtaaatgtgaaataaagaataaagattttacttacaaTGCAGAATCCTTGTCCTGATTTGGGCAATCTATGAGTAGGCACTTGACAGCTTGTGGAAACAAGCTGAGCTGGGTTCAAGTTTGTATTTCACCCATTTATCAGCTTTGtgctcttgggcaagtcactgaacctgTCTGGGCCTATTCTCACACAGAGCTAGGAATGCCTACTTTATAGGGCTGttggaaagattaaatgaaataatggctataagcacctagcacaatgcccagtgcttaatgataataatagtaatactatCT
This region includes:
- the CLEC3A gene encoding C-type lectin domain family 3 member A encodes the protein MAKNGLVIYILVITLLLDQTTSHSSKFKARKHSKRRVKEKNGDLKTQIEKLWREVNALKEMQALQTVCLRGTKVHKKCYLASEGMKHFHEANEDCISKGGTLVIPRNSDEINALRDYGKRSLPGVNDFWLGINDMITEGKFVDVHGVTLSFLNWDRAQPNGGKRENCALFSQSAQGKWSDEVCRSSKRYICEFIIPS